From one Trifolium pratense cultivar HEN17-A07 linkage group LG1, ARS_RC_1.1, whole genome shotgun sequence genomic stretch:
- the LOC123891672 gene encoding histone H1-like, protein MMQDERNKVVMEKLKKSLLFRMVAINPNSSSIINSSIVSSFIDNRFPQVFKSFDAPTHPPYELMIKKAMKELNEEYGSTEEAISGFIRSEYGEDLPCAHTTILHIQLRKLCMAGKLGFKKGKYVLDFENNEPKMTLKSYKKKKMKQTRI, encoded by the exons ATGATGCAAGATGAAAGGAACAAGGTGGTAATGGAAAAGTTGAAAAAATCACTATTGTTTCGTATGGTAGCAATCAACCCTAATTCTAGCTCCATCATCAATTCTTCAATCGTCTCCTCTTTCATTGACAATCGTTTTCCACAAGTTTTCAAATCCTTCGACGCCCCCACTCACCCTCCTTATGAGTTG ATGATAAAGAAAGCAATGAAGGAGTTGAACGAAGAATATGGGTCGACTGAGGAAGCAATTTCTGGGTTTATAAGAAGCGAATACGGCGAAGATTTACCATGCGCCCACACAACTATTCTTCATATTCAGTTGAGGAAGCTTTGTATGGCTGGGAAACTTGGCTTTAAGAAGGGGAAATATGTTcttgattttgaaaataatgAGCCTAAGATGACACTAAAAAGttataagaagaagaagatgaagcagACCAGGATTTGA